The sequence aaaactgggaaagtgacaaaaatgtggagattaaacaacatgctactgaacaaccaatggatcgttgatgaaattaaaggagaaatcaaaaactatctggaaacaaacgaaaatgataacatgccatatcaaaccatatgggatgcagcaaaagtggtcctgagagggaaactcatagcgatacaagcccaccttaacaaacaagaaaaagccctaataggcaaccttaaattacacctaacagaactagaaaaagaagaacaaacaaagcccaaagccagcagaaggagagaaataataaaaatcagagcagaaataagtgatattgagaccaaaaaaacagtagaaaggattaatgaaacaaagagttggttcttcgagaagataaacaaaatagacaaacccttagccaggcttactaagaaaaaaagagaaaaggctcaagtaaataaaattagaaatgaaagaggagaaattacaacggataccatggaaatacagaggattataagagaatactatgagaaattatatgccaacaaattggacaatctagaagaaatggataaattcttagacttatacaacctcccaaaattgaaccaagaagaaatggagaatctgaatagaccaataacaagtaaagagattgaaatagtaatcaaaaacctcccaaaaaataaaagtccaggaccagatggtttctccagtgaattttaccaaacattcaaagaagatttaatacccatcctcctcaaactattccaaaaaatagaggaagatggaacacttcctgaatcattctatgaggccaacatcaccctgataccaaaaccagacaaagacaatacaaagaaagaaaattacaggccaatatcgctgatgaacattgatgcaaaaatcctcaacaaaatattggcaaaccgaatacaacaatatattaaaaagatcatacaccatgatcaagtgggatttataccagagacgcagggatggttcaacatccgcaaatcaatcaacgtgatacatcacatcaacaaaacaaagaataaaaaccacatgatcgtctcaatagacgcagagaaggcatttgacaagatacatcatccatttatgataaaaactctcaataaaatgggaatagaaggaaagtacctcaacataataaaggccatatatgacaaacccacagctaacatcatactcaacggggaaagactgaaagccattcctctgagaacaggaacgaggcaaggCTGCCcaatctcaccactcctgttcaacatagtactggaggttttggccagagcaattaggcaagaaaaaggaataaaaggaatccaaataggtaacgaagaagtgaaactctcactatttgcagatgacatgattgtatatatagaaaaccctaaagaatctgttggaaaactgttagaaacaatcaacaactacagcaaagttgcagggtacaaaatcaatctacaaaaatcagttgcatttctatatgctaataatgaactaacagaaagagagctcaaaaagataataccatttacaattgcatcaaaaagaataaaatacctaggaataaatcttaccaaggaggtgaaggacctatacaatgagaactacaagacattattgagggaaatccacgatgacataaagaaatggaaagatatcccatgcacgtggattggaagaataaacatagttaaaatgtctatattacctaaagcaatctacagattcaatgcaatcccaatcagaaccccaatgacattcttcacagaaatagaaaaaagaatactaaaatttatatggggcaacaaaagaccccgaatagctaaagaaatcctaaagaaaaagaacaaagcaggaggcatcacaattcctgacttcaaaacatactacaaagcaatagtaatcaaaacagcatggtactggtacaaaaacagacacacagatcaatggaacagaattgaaagcccagaaataaaaccacacatatacggacagctaattttcgacaaaggtgctaagaacatgcaatggagaaaggaaagtctcttcaataaatggtgttgggaaaactggacagccacatgcaaaagaatgaaagtggaccatgtgctatcaccattcacaaaaattaactcaaaatggatcaaagacctgaaggtgagacctgaaactataaaactcatagaagaaaatataggcaacacactatttgacattggttttaaaggaatcttttcggatgacatgcctacccagactagggaaactaaagaaaaaataaacaagtgggactttatcagattaaagagcttttataagacaaatgaaaccagaatcaagatgaacaaacaaccaaccagctgggagagaatatttgcaaaacatacatctgacaaggggttgatctccataatatataaagaactcacacaattgaacaacaaaaaaacaaacaacccgatcaaaaaatgggcagaggaaatgaacagacacttctccaaggaagatatacagatggccaataggcacatgaaaagatgctcaacatcactaatcatcagggaaatgcaaatcaaaacaacactaagataccacctcacgcctgttagaatggctataatcaccaagacaaaaaacaacaaatgttggagaggatgtggagaaacaggaaccctcgtacacagctggtgggaatgcaaattggtgcagcctctatggaaaacggtatggagattcctcaaagaattaaaaatagagatgccctatgatccagccatcccactactgggaatctatccaacgaacctgaaatcaacaatccaaagaggcttatgcacccctatgttcattgcagcattattcaccatagccaagaagtggaagcaacctaagtgtccctcgactgacaattggattaagaaaatgtggtatgtatatacaatggaatactactcagccataaaaaaagacaaaatcgtcccatttgcaacaacatggatgggcctggagcgtattatgttaagtgaaataagccagaaagagaaagacaaacactgtatgatctcactcatatgtggaatacaaaccaacacatggacagagaaaactggactgtggttacccgggcagtgggggtggggggtgggcacaaggggtgaagggagtcatatatggggcgatagacaaacaaaaatgtacaacccaaaatttcacaatgttagaaaccattaaaacatcaataaaaaaataaaaaaaaaattaattttagttaaataaaataaaaattctaacctcagtaacattaaaaatcagtaacaataaagaccagtcacaataccatgtttcaagcactcaacagccacatgcagctatgcactggacagcacagatatagaacattccaccactgcagaaagttctagtgcattggtgctcatctagagcgggacttggcaaactatagcctgtggatgaGAAACCACATCCactcccaaacctgtaagtctgcttcacacacagctggaggccctcattgaccatcgggcccagtggctctcagtgcagagataaggaaacaaaagtccagagaggggaggtgactagcttgaggtcacagagctgtctaggagaaggtgagggcctcccatactacactggtgtccttttctctctctcaatggtggctaaagactgggggactatgccacctcctgccagcctgagcaagttcaatgttctctcagtcccaggcctccagagtccccagaaaggcctcacttcctttcccaatgaccagggagccttaccatccccaaggacattcTTTCCATCCAGGgtaaagttctgcagctgggtacccttctggtcagccgcaggaattcctcatagatggcaactctgtccagtctctgtgccaaggcggctggGTACACAGTGAATCCATTGcagtgtggttaccatgggggaccaacctggaaggacacaagggatgaacaagggtgtctggaattctaccctgattctagattccctgcttctgggtcctgtccaagagaactttctgcaataatgtcaacatttgcctgcactaccaaatacactcattattagccccatgttgttatcaagcacttaaaatgtggctagtgtgtgtgagtgaggaactgaatttctcatgtaatttcatttcaagtaattaatttataaataaataaccacagagagaacatttttgaaactttggagtaaggacgcctgcaaatgcataaaaacaatgagaacactggtaaaaatggtcaaaatcaacttttcagaagtctagaaattaatcaaaggcttgcaagaatctgaggagggtttagtgaagacacacggtggaatcttgataaagggagcaaacttcgtggcactataacttgcactattcccatcctgctctcacaacatcctccataactgtgaaaaccgtcagtctcagaaccatggtggctgagacaaccagcagcacagcagccataatgggtgtggagctctgaaaagacccctccccacccaactgcaactagctgacctgcatggcagctccccgaaaacaccccatgttcagggcttgtcgttactagactcagagcttgcccagagaggaaagtctgtccccaaggcacttgctaaaaacaatcagggctaattgttttctattgtagctgcctgagggagtgataccagcagaggcaggcaagaggtgagccaacaacttagaagaaaaactgggggaatgagatgtccacagggggctttgaaaatctccagggtatttgcgggcatctagaaggccacaagggctcaggcctgtggcatgcccaggaaagacttgagaacatcttaatatctcacctctagttgaagggttgggttaatatctgaaaacttgattatgtaatacaccatagtaatagaataacggccaataccacacaatctcgaccacatatacagaaaagaatttcacaaaatacagcgcccttcatgtctaaagacaacagaaaacactgaacaaattaggaatagaaaaaactttctcaacctataaacagcatcgatgaaaaacccatggacaacaccatattcaatggtgaaagactgaaaatttccccctaagaccagggacaagacattgaTGTCTGCCCTCATCTCGCATGTTAATCACAGGCACCAGAGGCTCTGataagggcaattaggcaagaaaaaggaataaaagagacccagattggaagggaagatgtaaaactatttggttggcagatgagaagatattgtatctagaaaaacctaaaaaatacaccccacacacacacaatatgtgcatCGTAtcccaataggtgtataaaaaattttaattgcctcatctggttagtggctccaatattggagagcacaggtagaccactaatatttgttgaacttttccagaagaggaggaggaggaggatgctggaggttggtggccccaaatgttaatgcttttctcaacccccgaaaacctatggaaggagatggtaggattagctgacagggatgtggggcagaatgggcaccatgtcagtgacttccagatcaaggatgtgtcacgggagctcagagccatcagccaccagctcaaccaatgcttccaatctcctcaacctacatcaggtcggtgaccaggcaggagtggaatatgtctcacagctggctgcctctgtagagcttggtgacctagaacaaacgcgagggagagtgggtgagatggaggtctcctggagacgcagggggccactggagccagtgaaacatcacagaccttggggcaagggagacctgacttcaaatcctggctctgcccctaactcactgtgtgaccttaggcacaataatcccctttctgagcttcagtttacccatgtgagaaatggggaaggcagctaggacatcacctctggacactgagagaacccagggacgcagggaaagtgaagggttgaaacaatcacgtaacagatgtaagtcagacagaggaatgacggtgccctcagggcaaggagcgatgcgagaggggagaccccacctggtcctgggtgtccctcagcaggacggtgtactccgaggatgtgggctccgggttgctgaggttccagctgatgatgtggaaacgtagctggtgctctctctggatggataaactctgggatgcagagcctggagccaccgagaggaagagcagacaggtggagactctccgctcccagcacagaggcatggtggcccacggggtcaggatggtaggtgcagacggcgtccacactgctggcttccccatccttttcaggcctggggagagagggatgtggggactctagagagaggtcctgaaacctctggggtgggggccagaacaggaaggaggaaatgggaggacaggggggagacagagaggggtggtgacaaaagtggtcattaggggcaaatgctcaggggagggtctcacctgagggagaccagtctgcaactcaaggagaagaggcccaggctgctcttcttggaCAAGGATCcacctggggaggaaggaggaggaggatgagaggagggacagggagtgggggaggggctgggtgggatttaacccaacaggagctgctggaaccagggtctccccaggctctgcaggaccctctcagtggagttgaacatGGCTGAGCAGTTGCTCCTGTCTtatgaataccggagggtggagatggggaaggggactgtgagggtcttcaggttgtgccccaaagctgcaagacgagagggagagcgatggccatcactgaaatctggcctgagaccacaccagagtcctgcactcattatcatctgtcgtcttctctcccaggggcaccaccacccacccgtgtggtcacccaagtcagaaccagcacatctgctctgctcctcctccctcccagtaacaccaattccagttgcgcaccggtcctcacatacactccctctccatccctgtcccagctcaggtcttaacttccttcacccggaccaacaccccagcaggctcactggatgctctgtctaaaggatgttctacatggaccactagaagaatctttctgaaatgaatacctcactagggccaccactgctccagtaccacccatggctccctatggccttcagtgtttagttcaaccttcttgacctggcactcaaggctctactcaatctggctcctgctgacctttcagtctcattttatccatctactgcgggttaaactttatgcttcacgcaacccaaattcatttcaattctccccatacggcatgttgtttctggccggagcctttgatcatggaatcctctctgccaggaaaacccttcatcctctagttgCCAGGGTCCCTACTActtattcttaaagactccattctggtgaaactttctctagcaagctcttcccctccaaatgatgccaggcgcctctccccgaaacatcccacattgtactataatggtgtgttaatttcacaagactcggggctctctgagggctggcctgagaCTGAACCgtcggtataatctttgtgatcagcatgattgccctaaaacaagaatttcacaccctggcttcccagctcctggatcacaactggctggtggaggagtggggccggagagcttctcttgggaaggaaaaggggcccccagatacctgtggtggcttctggtggcacaggtgatgatgaagtatgcagggacgtggtggctggctcgggagctgtggcgagggctgtctcagggagggacagagtgggaggagcccccaggctcacccgggctccagcagtggctgtgccaggaccaccattcacaggtgaagcatacatgagagtgaggggacgggtgactgtgtgagtagagggatgagcaagcctgtggatgagaggagcccgagagagagagatatgtgaacaagagagactgaactcggaggagagacagatggatgggcagaaaactggacagacggatgggatacctggaaaaggaggaccaagggcggggctttaggagaattaaagtgaaaaccacgtggggtcagaatgtggtggagaacatgtctgtgtctaaggctttctcaccctgggctgggactctccaccagaacccgggagggagagaagggatgaattagggcccttccaggtgcttccctcaccaaggacagcgggtgaaggagaacaagtgctccccaaccccaaatgcggacgggacccaggatgtcagggccaggaatactcactggtggtagtcggggctgcggctccataggtgtaatctgtggagaggaggcaagaggagctgAACAAGagctggggtgaacataaaggattaagggagaggggcaatgtagggagctttgtgggaaaatcagaggggaaagcagaggggaagaggggaggggtgatcAGGGggtaggcaacgagatggaaggtggctggacccagtgatcacacagtgatgagaagactgatcccagaccaggagcatagag is a genomic window of Diceros bicornis minor isolate mBicDic1 unplaced genomic scaffold, mDicBic1.mat.cur scaffold_55_ctg1, whole genome shotgun sequence containing:
- the LOC131403094 gene encoding mucin-16-like; protein product: MGKPAVWTPSAPTILTPWATMPLCWERRVSTCLLFLSVAPGSASQSLSIQREHQLRFHIISWNLSNPEPTSSEYTVLLRDTQDQVTKLYRGSQL